The window GAAATGGATTTCGAAGGCGCGGCGCAGACCGCGAACTCGGTCGCCACCAACTCGTTCAACCCGAGGCTGCGTCAGGCCAGCGTCGAGGTCAGTCGCACCGATCTCGGCCTGCACGTGCTTGCCGGTCAGAGCTGGTCGTTGAATGCGCCGAGCAAGGCCGGCATCGATCCGCGCTCGGTCGATGCGCCCGGCGTGATCGATTTCGAATCGGTGCCCGGCTTCCTCGCCGCGCGGCAGCCCGGCATTCGTGTCTGGCAGGACATCGGGCCCGAATTCAAGCTCGCGGTGTCGGCGGAAAATCCGCAGACGTCGTTCTTCGGCGGCAACACGCCGCTGGTCGGCACGCCAGCGGTTGGGCCACAGGGCGTGCTCAATCCGAACCTCCTGGTCAACCTCACCGGGCCGGGCGGCAGCTTCTTCAACAACGCCAACAATGTCAGCCTCAATCACGTGCCTGACTTCACCGTGAAGGGCGCGTGGGATCCGCGGCTTGGGCCCTACAAGCTGCATGTCGAAGGCTGGGCGATGTATCGCGACTTCTACGATCGCTTCAACTTCGCCAATCACGACGTCAACACGGTGAGCTTCGGCGGGCACTTCTCGGCGGAGATCGTGCCGAAGCTCTTGGAGCTGCAAGGCTCGGCGTCGCACGGTGCGCTCGGCCGCTTCACCGCCGCGCCGTTCCCGGATGCGACGGTGCGCCAGGACGGCTCGATCCAGCCGCTGCCGATCACGGCGTTCCTGCTCGGCACGGTCTGGCACACCACGCCGTCGCTCGATCTCTATGCCTATGCCGGCCTCGAGAAGACCAAGGCGACGTTCTCCAATGTCGGCACGGTGCCGTTCGGCTACGGCAACCCGCTCTACAACAACCTCGGCTGCAACATCGAGAACTCGCCGGCGGCGACTTGCAACGGCAACACCTCGGAGGTCAGGCAATACACCGCCGGCTTCTACGACACGATCTTCAAGGGCGACTACGGGGCGATCAAGGCCGGCATCCAGTACTCCTACAACCAGCGCTTCGCTTTCGCAGGTGTCGGCGGCGCGCCGAAGACCGACGACCACATCGTCATGACCCAGATCCGCTACTACCCGTTCTAGGACTCCGGTTACCTCGCCCCGCGTGCGGGAGAGGTCAGATCGCATCGAAGATGCGATCTGGGTGAGGGGGAGTTTCCGCGAGTTCGTTATCCAGCATTGTTGCGGAGACGGCCCCTCACCCCAACCCTCTCCCCGTAAGAACGGGGAGTGGGAGCGTAGAGTTGGAAAGGAACATGCAGATGAGGATCGTGAGCAGAAAGGAGAGGGCCGTGATCGCCCGCGAACTGATGATGGTCAGCCGCGCCGCGCATGTGTTGCAGCGAACCGGCCTGGCGATGGCCGGTGCCATGGCCGGCACCTTCGTCGCCGCCCAGCTCGCGAAGGGACACATCGCTTTCTTCGGCACGCTTGCCTTCATCGTGACGACGATCGTGATCGGTGCCGTCGGCTTCTATCTCGGCATCGATATTCCAAGGCCCGCCTTGCGCGCCACGGGGCGCATCGATGCCGTCGAGCTCATGAGCGCGGGCGGCATCTTCCTCGCCGCGCTGGCTGCGCTGGTGTCGGTCTATGGCATCGTGTTCGACGAGATTCCGCCGCGCGCCTGGGAGTTCGTGATCGGCTCCTGGTGGTTCGGCGGCGATGTCATGCTGGCAACCGCCGGCCTCGTCGGCCGCCAGCGGCTGACCCAGAAGGTTGCGCCGATATCGGCGGCGGGGCCGATCCGGGATCAGCGACTGCGGCGATGAGGATCTGCGCTGCAGATTGTCTGTGCGAGAGGCAAGACTCGGACAAATCATGTCGCGAGAATGCGGTAGTTTGACTCACAAGCGGCACCGCACACTCCCGGTCGTCCCGGCGAAGACCGGGACCCATATGTGGACGGCCCCCGTGGCACAAGAGCTTTCTGGGATTGGTCGGATCGCTGTCATCCATATGTCCGGCCTGTTTGATGCGATCGTGTTGATCGCTGGGCCAAGATGGTTTCCGCGACGCGAGTGCCAAACAACCTGGCGACCTTGTGAAGGCCAATGGGTCCCGCGGCTTGTCTCGCGTTCTGGATCGATCGATCATTCCATCTGCTCTTGCAGCTCCGGTTCGTCCGGCGAGCGCTACGTCCGGCCGGCCGACCTGTTAGGTGACAGCGTTCATGCGTGCGGCATCATAGCTCTCGCCGGTCGCCATCAGCTTCCAGGCGATGCGGGCCACCTTGTTGGCGAGCGCCACGGCCGCAAGCTTCGGCGGCTTGCGCCTGAGCAACGCCACGAGCCAGCGCGAGGGGTGGCCGCGCCCGAGCCTTGCCTGCCGGATCACCGCGGTCGCCCCGGCCACGAGCAGGCGACGCAGGGTCTCGTCGCCAGCGCGGGTGATCTTGCCGAGCCTGGTTTTGCCGGCGGTGGAATGGTCCTTGGGCGTCAGGCCGAGCCAGGCCGCGAACAAGCGGCCGGAGCGGAAGGCGTGCGGGTCCGGCGTCTTCATCACAAGCGAGGTCGCGATGATCGGACCGACCGAGGGGATCTGGGCCAGACGACGGCTTGTGGCGTTGGCCTGGTGCCAGGCCAGCAGCCTGGCCTCGACCGCCTTCAGCTCACCCTGCAACTGCGCATAGTCACGGCCCTGCATGGCGAACAGCTCGCGCGCCATAGCGGGAACGCTCTCGTCCTGCGTGATCCGGGCCAACAGCGGCTCGATCTTGTCCAACCCCTTCGGCGCGATCAGGCCAAACTCCGCCGCGTAGCCGCGGATCGCATTGCTGAGCTGGGTACGGCGGCCGATCAGCCCATCGCGGACACCTGCAAGCATCAGCGCGGCCTGCTGTTCGGCGCTCTTCACCGGCACAAACCGCATCCGCGGTCGGCCCATCGCTTCGCACACCCCATCCGCATCTCGCCCGTCGTTCTTGTTCCGCAGCACATAAGGCTTCACCAACTGCGGCGCTATCAGCTTCACCTCATGGCCAAGCTTGCCAAGCTCGCGCCCCCAGTAATGAGCCGCCCCGCAGGCCTCCATCCCGATCACGGTCGGCGGAAGCTTGGCAAAAAACTCAAGCACCTGCTTGCGCGACAGCTTCTTGCGCAACACCGGCTGTTCCGCCGCGTCAACTCCATGCAGCACAAAAATATGCTTCGACGTATCCATCCCAATACGGATAATCTCTCTCACGGACGGTCTCCTTGTCTGAGATTTACAACAACCTCATTCTGGCACACTGATGCCGTAGGGGGCCGTCCACACCATCAACCACAAATGCTGATTGTCGTGCGATGCGAGAATGACGAGTCCCGATCACAACATTCGCCGCGGCGTATGGGTCGGCTTTTCGCCGGGACGACGAATGGGCAGATCCCGGCTACTATGCCTACTTCTTCAAATTCGCATGCGGCCGGCCGAAGTCGGGCGCGGCGGAATCCTGGCCGATCTCGACGATGCCGCGGCGGATGGCGCGGGTGCGGGTGAAGTGGTCAAACAGCGCTTCGCCGTCGCCGCGCCGGATCGCGCGCGTCAGCTTCGACAGATCCTCGGTGAAGGTGCCGAGCATCTCGAGCACGGCGTCCTTGTTGGCGAGGAACACGTCGCGCCACATCGTCGGGTCCGACGCCGCGATGCGGGTGAAGTCGCGGAAGCCGCCGGCGGAGAACTTGATGACCTCGGATTCCGTCACTTGCGCCAACTCGTCGGCGGTGCCGACGATGGTGTAGGCGATCAGATGCGGCAGATGGCTGGTGATCGCGAGCACGAGGTCATGATGATCCGGCGTCATGATCTCGACCTTGGCGCCGAGCGCGGCCCAGAACGCGCGCAGCCGGTCGGTCGCGGCGGGGTCGGTGCCTTCGGGCGGCGTCAGGATGCACCAGCGGTTGATGAAGAGCTCGGCGAAGCCGGAATCCGGTCCCGAATGCTCGGTGCCGGCCACCGGATGCGCCGGGACGAAGTGCACGCCGTCAGGCAAATGCGGCGCCATGTCCTTGACGACGGCGCCCTTCACCGAGCCGACGTCGGAGATGATTGCGCCGGGCTTGAGATGGCCGGCAATCTCGGCCGCGACCGGACCGCAGGCGCCGACCGGAATGCAGAGGATGACGAGATCGGCATCCTTCACCGCCTCAATATTGGTCTCGACGACGCGATCGACGATGCCGAGCTCGGCGACGCGCGCGCGCGTCTTCTCTGAGCGCGCGGTGGTCACGATCTCGCCGACCAGGCCTTGCGCGCGTGCGCCGCGGGCGATCGAGCCGCCGATCAGGCCGAAGCCGATCAGCGCGATGCGGTTGAAGAGCGGAGCCGTGGTCACGTCGGTGTTCACTTTCCAGCCAGGAAGTCGCGCAGGCTCCCGACCACGAGGCGGTTGGCTTCCTCGGTGCCAATGGTCATGCGCAGCGCATGCGGCAGCTTGTAATTGTTGAGCGCGCGCAGCACGAGGCCGCGCCGGGTGAGATAGGCGTCGGCTTCCGCGGCGGTCTTGCCCTTGTCGGCCGGGAAGTGGATCAGCACGAAATTGGCGACGCTCGGCGTCACCTTGAGCCCGAGCTTGCCGATCTCCTCGGTCAGCCAGTTGCGCCACTGTTCGGTGTGCGTCCGCGACATCTGCACATGCGCAGTGTCCTCGATCGCCGCCACCGCCGCCAGCATCGCCGGCGTCGTGACGTTGAACGGACCGCGGATGCGGTTGCAGGCATCGACGATATGCGCCGGGCCGAACATCCAGCCGACCCGCAGCGCGGCCAGGCCATGGATCTTCGAGAAGGTGTGCGTCACCACCGTGTTGTCCGTGGTCGCGACCAGCTCGATGCCAAGCTCGTAGTCGTTGCGCGAGACGTAGTCGGCATAGGCGGCGTCGAGCACCAGCAGCACATGCGACGGGAGTTCGGCGCGCAGCCGCTTGACCTCGTCGAACGGGATGTAGGTGCCGGTCGGATTGTTCGGGTTGGCGAGCCAGACCAGTTTCGTGCGCGGCGTCACCACCTTGAGGATGGCATCGACGTCGGCCGTGAAATTGGTCTCGGCCGCAATCACGTTCTTGGCGCCGTTCGCCATGGTGGCGATCGGGTAGACCAGGAAGCCGTGGGTGGTCGAGATCGCCTCATCGCCGGGCGCGAGATAGGTGTGCGCGAGCAAATTGAGGATCTCGTCGGAGCCGGCGCCGCAGATGATGCGGTCCGGATCGAGCCCATAGGCGCGGCCGATCGCCTCGCGCAGCACGCGCGAGGTGCCCTCCGGATAGTCCTCGAGATGGTCAGCCGCGCCCTTGTAGGCCGCGATCGCCTTCGGCGACGGACCGAACGGCGTCTCGTTGGCGGACAGCTTGAACACCTTGCGGCCCGGTTCCGGCACCGGGCTCTTGCCGGGCGTGTAGGGCGCAATATCGAGGATGCCGGGATTCGGCACGGGGCGGGACATCATCAACTCCGGATATACTAGGGCGGCCGGCTCTTACTTCAGGTCCTGGCCGATCCGTTAGAGGGCACCGTATAGCGCGTTGCGTGGCTGCCGACGAGGGCCGAAGAGCGCACCGAGGCGCCGGCCTCGATCAAGGCGAGCTTGATCTTCTCGAAACCCTTGTTAGTCAGGTCTTGCCCGGTGACCGACACCAGCAGGGCCGCGCCGTCGAACGCGGTGTCGGGGACCGCGACGATCTCGGCGAGCGGCGCCAGGGCGCGGGCGACATCGGCGTTCCAGCCGGAGACGCGCACGCTCCAGGTCTGCACTTCCGTGACCATGGCGTCGTCGGCGACCCGCGAGATCACGAACACCGGCAACGCGGCGGGATGGTCGGCGCGTTCGAGGAACGGCAGCCGTGCGATGATCTTCGGCGCGCCATCGGCTTCGAGCGCATTCCACCACGGCGTGCGGCTCGCGATCGCGGAGACCAGCGCGAGGTCGCCCTTCGACTTCGCCGCCGCCTCGACCGCGGCCTGGGCGCTGAAATGCGACACGTAAGGCACCACGAAGCCGAAGTGAAACCGCGCCGAGTCGCGCATGGCGGACTCACCCACGGAAACATCGGCATGCACGGCGAACGGCGCCTGCACATAGGTGAAGGTCGAGATGATGACGCGCCAGATGCTCTCGATGGTGTCGAGCGGCAGGATGCCGCGATGGCGCTGCACCAGTTCGCGCATCATGCTGGCCTCGCGCGCCGGGCGGAACGCCGAGCCGACCTCCTGGGTCTTCTTGACCTGGATCAGGCGGTCGATGATGTCGCCGCGCGCCATCAGCAGGCGGTGAACCTGCTCGTCGATCGCGTCGATCTCCTTGCGCAGCTCCTGCAGCGAGGGCGGCGACGGGGGTGGGTTGGACATGCTCTCAAACCTTGTCGTCCGGGCGGCCCGATGCCGTGCCAGACAGGGTCCCTGATTAGGAAAGACGGCCAGCGAAAGCAAAGAGAAACGTCGCAGGCGTGCCTTGCGCATTCGGTTAACCATTGGCGCCCGGCAAGGGGAGGTTCGCGGGCCGCCTTGACGACGGGGGGCCTGGGGACTAGGTTCGCTGCACTCCGTGGTCATTTGAGCCGGCCGGCTTGCAGCCACGTTAAACAACTCGCTAAACAGGCCGGGGACAGATCAGCTCCCGGCCGAACCTTGTTCAGGCCGGGTTTTTTATGGCCTGATTTTCTGTTCGAGCCCTCCCACGCGAGGGCAGGGTCGCCTAGATGAGCAACGTGCGTCCGATACCGAGCCCGCAAACCCCGAGCGATGATCGCGCCCATGAGGCCGATCACCCGTCGTCATTGGTGGCGAAGTTCGGCATGGATCAGCCGCTGAAGCTCGATTGCGGCGTCGATCTTGCGCCGTTCCAGATCGCCTATCAGACCTATGGCCAGCTCAATGCTGACAGGTCCAACACGATCCTGATCTGCCACGCGCTGACCGGCGATCAGCACGTCAACAACACCCATCCCGTCACCGGCAAGCCCGGCTGGTGGGACACCATGGTCGGCGCCGGCAAGCCGATCGATCCCGAACAATACTTCATCATCTGCTCCAACGTGATCGGCGGCTGCATGGGCTCGACTGGCCCTGCGTCGCTGAACCCTGCGACCGGCAAGGTGTGGGGGCTCGATTTCCCGATCATCACGATCCCCGACATGGTGCGCGCGCAGGCGATGCTGATCGATCGCCTCGGCATTGCGACGCTGTTCTGCGTGGTCGGCGGCTCGATGGGCGGCATGCAGGTGCTGCAATGGACCGCGGCCTATCCCGAGCGCGTGTTCTCGACGCTCGCGATCGCCTGCTCGACGCGGCACTCGGCGCAGAACATCGCGTTCCACGAGCTCGGCCGCCAGGCCGTGATGGCCGATCCGGACTGGCGCGGCGGCCGCTATGTCGACGAGGACACGCATCCGCATCGTGGACTGGCGGTGGCGCGGATGGCGGCGCACATCACCTATCTCTCGGACGCCGCGCTGCACCGCAAGTTCGGGCGACGGATGCAGGACCGCGAGCTGCCGACCTTCTCGTTCGATGCGGATTTCCAGGTCGAGAGCTATCTGCGCTACCAGGGCTCGTCCTTTGTCGAGCGCTTCGACGCCAACAGCTATCTGTATCTCACGCGCGCGATGGACTATTTCGACATTGCCGCCGACCACAATGGCGTGCTTGCGAAAGCGTTCACCGGCATCAAGACGCGGTTCTGCGTGGTGTCGTTCACCAGCGACTGGCTGTTTCCGACCTCGGAATCGCGCGCGCTGGTGCATGCGCTGAACGCGTCGAGCGCACGGGTGTCGTTCGCCGAGATCGAGACCGATCGCGGCCATGACGCGTTCCTGCTCGACGTGCCCGAATTCCTGGAGATCTCCCGCGCCTTCCTGCAGGCCGCCGGCAAGGCGCGCGGACTGAAGGACGAGGGCCAGTCATGAGCATGCAGCAAACCTTGCCCTTGCCGGGCGTCGCGCCGGAGCGGACCGGCGGCTATCGCACCGATCATCTGCTGGTCGCCGACATGGTGCGGCCGGGCTCGCGCGTGCTCGACGTCGGCTGCGGCGACGGCGAGCTGCTGCAATTGCTGGAGAGCCGCGGCATCGACGGCCGCGGCATCGAGCTGTCGCGCGAGGGCGTCAATGGCTGCGTCGCCAAGGGTCTCGCGGTGGTGCAGGGTGACGCCGACACCGACCTCGTCAACTATCCCGATGACGCCTTCGACTACGTGATCCTGTCGCAGACCTTGCAGGCGACGCGGCAGCCGAAGGTGGTGCTGGAGAACTTGCTGCGGATCGGCCATCGCGCGATCGTCTCGTTCCCGAATTTCGGGTTCTGGAAGATGCGGCTGCAGCTCCTGATCGGCGGCCACATGCCGCGGACCGAGAATCTGCCGGCGAGCTGGTACGACACCGCCAACATCCATTTCTGCACCATCAAGGATTTCGTGCAGCTCTGCGAGGAGATCAACGTCAAGATGGAGCGCGCGGTGGCGCTCGATCTCTACGGCCGCCCGGTGCCGCTCAACCTGCCCTGGTGGGTGTGGAACATGTTCGGCGAACAGGGCGTATTCCTGCTCAGCCGGGGTGGGAAGGCGAAATAGCTGCCGTCATTGCGAGGAGCAATAGCGACGGAGCAATCCATGCTTTCGCGCATGCGGGAAGATGGATTGCTTCGCTTCGCTCGCAATGACGATTTACACCGGCGCGGCCACCAGCGACCTCGGATCGCGCACCGGCCAGCGGCCGGCCTCGACCAGTACGATGAAGCGCTCGACCATCTCGTTGAACAGCGCCGGCTCCTCGAGGTTGAGCACATGGCCCGACTTCGGAAAGAAGGAGAGGCCGGCGGCCGGCAGATGCTGCTTCAGGAACGTGCTGGGCGCGATGCAATTGTCGTCCTCGTCGCCGCACAGGATCAGCGCCGGCGTCGGCACGCGTCTGATGGCGTCGGTCATGGTGTAGATCGAGGGCCGGCCGCCCTGGAAGCTCCGCATCGTGTTGGCCGAGCCCTTGGCGTCGTGGCGGGCGAGCGCGGCGTAGAAATCGGCGTGGCCGCGCGGATCCTTCACCAGGAACGGGATCCGGCTCGGCGCCTCGCGCGTCACCTTGGCGACCTCGACCGAGCCGATGGTCTCGTACTGCTCGGCATTGGCGCGGCACTGCGCGCGGAAGGCATCGAGATTCTCGAGGCTGGAGCCGGAGCCGACGGCCGCCAGCGTCATCGAGAGCGCGCGCTCCGGTGCGTTGAGCGCGACCTGCAGCGACGAATAGGAGCCCATCGAGAGGCCGATAAAATGCGCCTTGGCGATGCCGAGATGGTCGAGCACTGCGAGCGCGTCGGTGTAGAAGTGCGTGTAGGTGTAGACGTCGGCGCTCGGCGGCACGTCCGACGGCGTGTAGCCGCGCGCGGAATAGGCGATGCAGCGGTGACCGCGCGAGAAGTAGCGCATCTGCGGTTCCCAATTGGTGTGATCCGCTGCGAACTCGTGCAGGAAGATGATCGGGGTGCCACTGCCTGCCTCTTCGAAATGGAGGCGGACGTTATCTTTCGTGACGGCATGGGGCATTGAAATCTCCTCTCGTTGGCCGCCCCCAGATTTGCAATTAATTTCCGGGGCTGCAATGCGGCAGTTCTGGCTATTTTCGTCATGGAATTTGCGCGGAATGACCCAGAAATCGTTCTCCCTGCGCCGCATGAAGTCTTCCTCGCGCCACATCCCGATTTTCAAAACCACCGCCGCATTCCCTTGGGAACGCGACGGGGACTCGGGGGGCGTTTCAGAGGATCTCGTGAAGTATGGTTCAGTTGCTTGCGTATCGCCGGTCGCTTCGAGTTTTGGCGCTGGCTCTGTGTTCGCTCACGCTCGCCGTGATCTCCGCCGCTCCGGCGTCCGCCCGTCCGCATCATTCGCGTCACGCGCATTCGGCCCATGCCGGCCATCACGCGCGGCACTATTCCCGTCATCCCCACCGTCACACAGCGCGGCTGTCGCGCGCCG of the Bradyrhizobium quebecense genome contains:
- a CDS encoding chorismate mutase, giving the protein MSNPPPSPPSLQELRKEIDAIDEQVHRLLMARGDIIDRLIQVKKTQEVGSAFRPAREASMMRELVQRHRGILPLDTIESIWRVIISTFTYVQAPFAVHADVSVGESAMRDSARFHFGFVVPYVSHFSAQAAVEAAAKSKGDLALVSAIASRTPWWNALEADGAPKIIARLPFLERADHPAALPVFVISRVADDAMVTEVQTWSVRVSGWNADVARALAPLAEIVAVPDTAFDGAALLVSVTGQDLTNKGFEKIKLALIEAGASVRSSALVGSHATRYTVPSNGSART
- the metX gene encoding homoserine O-acetyltransferase MetX, which translates into the protein MSNVRPIPSPQTPSDDRAHEADHPSSLVAKFGMDQPLKLDCGVDLAPFQIAYQTYGQLNADRSNTILICHALTGDQHVNNTHPVTGKPGWWDTMVGAGKPIDPEQYFIICSNVIGGCMGSTGPASLNPATGKVWGLDFPIITIPDMVRAQAMLIDRLGIATLFCVVGGSMGGMQVLQWTAAYPERVFSTLAIACSTRHSAQNIAFHELGRQAVMADPDWRGGRYVDEDTHPHRGLAVARMAAHITYLSDAALHRKFGRRMQDRELPTFSFDADFQVESYLRYQGSSFVERFDANSYLYLTRAMDYFDIAADHNGVLAKAFTGIKTRFCVVSFTSDWLFPTSESRALVHALNASSARVSFAEIETDRGHDAFLLDVPEFLEISRAFLQAAGKARGLKDEGQS
- the metW gene encoding methionine biosynthesis protein MetW encodes the protein MSMQQTLPLPGVAPERTGGYRTDHLLVADMVRPGSRVLDVGCGDGELLQLLESRGIDGRGIELSREGVNGCVAKGLAVVQGDADTDLVNYPDDAFDYVILSQTLQATRQPKVVLENLLRIGHRAIVSFPNFGFWKMRLQLLIGGHMPRTENLPASWYDTANIHFCTIKDFVQLCEEINVKMERAVALDLYGRPVPLNLPWWVWNMFGEQGVFLLSRGGKAK
- the hisC gene encoding histidinol-phosphate transaminase, whose protein sequence is MSRPVPNPGILDIAPYTPGKSPVPEPGRKVFKLSANETPFGPSPKAIAAYKGAADHLEDYPEGTSRVLREAIGRAYGLDPDRIICGAGSDEILNLLAHTYLAPGDEAISTTHGFLVYPIATMANGAKNVIAAETNFTADVDAILKVVTPRTKLVWLANPNNPTGTYIPFDEVKRLRAELPSHVLLVLDAAYADYVSRNDYELGIELVATTDNTVVTHTFSKIHGLAALRVGWMFGPAHIVDACNRIRGPFNVTTPAMLAAVAAIEDTAHVQMSRTHTEQWRNWLTEEIGKLGLKVTPSVANFVLIHFPADKGKTAAEADAYLTRRGLVLRALNNYKLPHALRMTIGTEEANRLVVGSLRDFLAGK
- a CDS encoding alpha/beta fold hydrolase; the protein is MPHAVTKDNVRLHFEEAGSGTPIIFLHEFAADHTNWEPQMRYFSRGHRCIAYSARGYTPSDVPPSADVYTYTHFYTDALAVLDHLGIAKAHFIGLSMGSYSSLQVALNAPERALSMTLAAVGSGSSLENLDAFRAQCRANAEQYETIGSVEVAKVTREAPSRIPFLVKDPRGHADFYAALARHDAKGSANTMRSFQGGRPSIYTMTDAIRRVPTPALILCGDEDDNCIAPSTFLKQHLPAAGLSFFPKSGHVLNLEEPALFNEMVERFIVLVEAGRWPVRDPRSLVAAPV
- a CDS encoding IS110 family transposase — protein: MREIIRIGMDTSKHIFVLHGVDAAEQPVLRKKLSRKQVLEFFAKLPPTVIGMEACGAAHYWGRELGKLGHEVKLIAPQLVKPYVLRNKNDGRDADGVCEAMGRPRMRFVPVKSAEQQAALMLAGVRDGLIGRRTQLSNAIRGYAAEFGLIAPKGLDKIEPLLARITQDESVPAMARELFAMQGRDYAQLQGELKAVEARLLAWHQANATSRRLAQIPSVGPIIATSLVMKTPDPHAFRSGRLFAAWLGLTPKDHSTAGKTRLGKITRAGDETLRRLLVAGATAVIRQARLGRGHPSRWLVALLRRKPPKLAAVALANKVARIAWKLMATGESYDAARMNAVT
- a CDS encoding prephenate/arogenate dehydrogenase family protein, whose amino-acid sequence is MTTAPLFNRIALIGFGLIGGSIARGARAQGLVGEIVTTARSEKTRARVAELGIVDRVVETNIEAVKDADLVILCIPVGACGPVAAEIAGHLKPGAIISDVGSVKGAVVKDMAPHLPDGVHFVPAHPVAGTEHSGPDSGFAELFINRWCILTPPEGTDPAATDRLRAFWAALGAKVEIMTPDHHDLVLAITSHLPHLIAYTIVGTADELAQVTESEVIKFSAGGFRDFTRIAASDPTMWRDVFLANKDAVLEMLGTFTEDLSKLTRAIRRGDGEALFDHFTRTRAIRRGIVEIGQDSAAPDFGRPHANLKK